The DNA window atttaaTCCCAACTCAATTAGGATTTATGTTTTTAGCTTTTCATTTAATCCCACCATTGAGGATTTATGTTTTTAGCTTTTCATTTAATCCCACCTCAATTAGGAGGATTtatgtttttagtttttcttttaatcCCACCTCAATTAGGAGGACTTatgtttttagtttttcatttaaTCCCGCCTGAATTAGGATACTTCTGTTCGAATTACTGCTTTCGTTTGTTGTCGAATGATTGTGAATTGTGATGATGTTGAACTTGCAGGGTAAGGAGGACGTGTTTGATGAATCATTATCCTGCAGCAGTCGGTTTTTACTAATTATTGAGGAAAGCAGAAAAATGAAGTgttttttattatcaattaatttGAATTAGTATTACTATTAGTTATGTTTTTGTTTGCCTTTTACATATGTAAATAAGAAGTTTAGCAATCAGTATAAGGCGACGACTGGAGCTGATTTTTTGACACAGGAAGTGCAGTTTGAGGCTTAGATTTCACACTCATCTCTACTCTTTAAATTTCAATGAGCTTGTTTTAGTTGCTGTAGGGGATCTTAATCTACAATGAACGACTATGGTGTGCTATTGACTAGTGCCTACTCCTTTGTTCATGAACCAAGCTCTAGCTATGGTGGACTAGTGCTTAACCAGGATTTCTCAATTGTATCTTTTCTCTATGATATTTAACTCAGAACTGCCAATGCtaaccttttcctttttattcattGAAAAACTCCATGGCTGCTGATTTGTGGTTATTTGAATAGGGAATTATGTTGACTAGACTTATGTGATTTAGCATTAAACAACCTCATGGATCACTATTGAGTATTTTCTAGCAGATTGTAGCATTGCATTCTAAAATTATCTAACTTTTCTTTCTGCTTTTTTGTGTTATCCCAGTGACCAGTTAGCTCAAAATTCATCAATTCCCCCCCCCCCAAGATCTGGGACACAGCTGGCCAGGAAAGATTCCAGAGCCTAGGCGTTGCTTTCTATTGCGGTGCTCATTGTTGTGTTCTTGTACATGATGTCAACTCAATGAAATCGTTTGACAAccttaacaactggagagaagAATTTCTTATTCAGGTATATATTCTGAACTTCTGAATACAGATGAAAACCATCTATCAACTCTCTGGGATTTATTCGGTAGAGAAATGAGAATTTGAGAAACCTTGCAGGCAAGCCCTTCGGATCCTGAGAATTTCCGTTTTGTTGTTTTGGGGAACAAAATCGATGTTGATGGTGGAAACAGTAGAGTGGTACGCATTTTTCAGTTCTTCCTTTACAGTGTCACTTGATGTTCTCTTTCTCCCTAAAAGTTACAATTATCCACTTTGTTTTGACTCTGTAGGTGTCTGAGACGAAAGGCCCCAGCATGGTGTGCCTCGAGACATCTGCCAAGGAAGGAGTTAACGTGGAAGAAGCTTTCCAATGCATAGCGAAGGATGCTCTAAAGAGTGGGGAAGAGGAAGACATgttaattaaaaaccataaagtAGTTCTGCAAACAAAACATTCAGCACTTTCGAATGGGAAACCTTTCAGCTGTTTCAAACAAAGATTATCCCCTGTTTCCTCTGCACCTTTCAGCTGCTTTTAAAAGTTTCATCACTATCTTATTACTCAAATTGGAAACCTTGAAAGGGTTGTTAATACTTTTTTTCTGTTCCGCCAATAAGTACGGTTAAAATGTTTCGAATGATTTGGTGTTTCCCAACCATTTTATGGGATTCATAGTGTTGGTGTGAGAAACAAACAAAAAGGGTCTGTTAATGCTTTTGGTTTGGTTGGATTTATTTCTGTAATGTTCTCATTTGTAAACATTGTTTTTAAAGTACATTTTATggtatatttcataattttatggaAGAATTAATTTTCATGGTCGGTAAAATGAacattaattataaaagaaaacccAAGCTCAGCTCAGCAGCTTGTCAAAACTATTCTAAAATCATCGAAATATTTGTGAAATCAACCCAATCGGTGATTAAAATTTGGTCCATTGTTTTCCATGATTTAAGGGAAGAGTACGGAGGAGGATGTGGTAGTATCAATCAGGGTGAAGAGTTGGAAATCATAAAAAGTAGACGTGGAGAGAGTTCGAATGTTAAGTGCTGAGGGTAAGTTGATAGAGTGTAGGCTAGTATGTTTAGGAGTCAGTCTTTTTTTCAACGGCTTTGTACCCTGTATCAGAACGAATGATAGGATATGTCCCATAATAGATGATATCGTCTCATCAAAAACATTCACCCCACACATCCATCAATGATGACTTGATTGCAGATTCAACACGTTAACGTCACTGTTTAGGGTATTTTATCGACTAAATAATATACCATCTCAAACCTTTTTagtataaaacattttaaaatttgtcttacTCTCCTTTCTAAATTTCTTCCAATTTAACTTACAtatcattataatattttaacCTCCTAACTTTTTGGGAGGTTGAGATTAGATCTATTCATAAGTTGGGTACTTCATTTGATTCAACTGGCTGATCTGATTTGggttgagcttaaacaaggaTTTTTTGTTCTCGAGTTTGGCTAGATTAGCTCAAGtttatgttaaatgatttttaaaaatattttaacaaaaatttaattattaaaatatataaatattaatataaaagatattcttttgttgttttattatttttaaaagaaaaacatgttTTTTGGACGAGTTGGGTTAAGCTAGACTCTAGCTTAGAAATTTTTCTAATATCGAACTTTAGCATAGCCTATGAACACTTCTAATTAAGATTCTTCAATGCATGATGAagttataaaaatcataattagTTTTACTAccacaaacatatatatttagtacttttgaatttagttaaaatttattattaagttgaGGATTTAGTTTCTTgctttaattcaatcaattttaaatattatattcttCGAGTTTTAAAAGTTCAATCCTTTAAATTTGTTACGTTATATTCAAAGATCTGACATGACAAATATATTATTGCATGTGCGATACCATGTTAATTTCTATTTCTACATACtacaaagaacaaaaagaaaaaaaaaagaagctagaTAATGAATTTAACGATTGTCGTTAGCATCAATATTGAAATTTCGAAATTCGAAAAGGGTAGGGAATAAGATTGATCCGATTATGTTTAATACATGACTAATGTTGGAATTTAACCAAACGAATTTAATTGCTATCATTTGGATAATGATTGGAATTTTAGAAttggaaaagtaaaaaaataaaattgattaaattttaaggATTCAGGATGACAAATTATATTCACAAGTAAAAGAGTCTGCATTTGCTTTTGCAAATAAATTACCTGCTTTTCTATTAATGATGTCGTAAGTTGCTGGATTTGATCCTCTTCCTGGTCTGCAAGAAGTTTTGCCTTCACTGCTGCTGCTGAGAGTGCTGTTTATCAGTGGATAGGCAATTGGGTGAAGCTGATGTCATCCTTTCTTCAGGAAGAGAAGTTTCAGCATTTTGGTCAGCGTGGTTGCT is part of the Gossypium hirsutum isolate 1008001.06 chromosome D11, Gossypium_hirsutum_v2.1, whole genome shotgun sequence genome and encodes:
- the LOC121223379 gene encoding ras-related protein Rab7: MKSFDNLNNWREEFLIQASPSDPENFRFVVLGNKIDVDGGNSRVVSETKGPSMVCLETSAKEGVNVEEAFQCIAKDALKSGEEEDMLIKNHKVVLQTKHSALSNGKPFSCFKQRLSPVSSAPFSCF